CTGCGCGCTTTTCTTTGCGTAATGGTCTTGAGCAGTCCCTCAGATAAATCTTTTGTGGGAATCATTTCATCTTGAAACCTTAGAAGTTCTTTCCGGGGCGCGGCTTCTTGTGACTGCCCTGAAAATTTGGATGCCCTGAAAAACGGGGACAACTCGCCATTCTCGTCAGGTTTGACTTGCAAAAAAATAGCAAAACGACTCTTTGAGAGAGACAGTAAATCTTCCAGCAAGCGATTGTATATTATGTCGTGGGTGGAATCAGGAGATAGTTCGTTCTGGGTCCAGTGGATTCGGTCGACCAGTTCTTCATATAATTCAACTTTTGATGTTTTATCCAGCCAGAGTTGAGAAAACGTGAAGACCCAAAGAATGGAGATGGAAAGGCATCGGTTCAAAACTATTTTCCAAAATTCTCCACCGGGCGGGGATAGTATATAGCCAAGAAGAATCAGTAGAGTGCATAGAATACTGAGCCTGACGAGCAGTTTCAGATCACGTGTTCCGTAGTAGGTAACCAGAGCTAAAATGTACAGCGCCCCTGAGGCGACGCCCAGTTCGACAAACAAATCTACAAAAAAGACACAAAACACAACACTGAGAGGGAAGATATACGAGCTCAGTATAGCCATCTTCAAAACCTCATATTGCCAGGAGGCAACTCGTTCTGGCTCCAGTTGATTCGATCAACCAGTTCTTCATATAATTCAACTTTTGATGATTTATCCAGCCAGACTTGAGATAATGTGAAGATCCAGAGTACGGAGATGGAAAGACATCGATTCAAAGCTATTTTCCAGAATTCTCCGCCCGGCGGGGAAAATAAATAGCCAAGAACAATCAGTAGGGTGCATAGAACGCTGAGCCTGACGAGCAGTTTCAGATCACGTGTTCCGTAGTAGGTAACCAGAGCCAAAAGATACAGCTCTCCTGAGGCAACCCCCAGTTCCAGATACAGATCTGCCAAAAAGACACAAAGCGTAATGCTAAGAGGAATGATGTATGACCTGATATTGGACATACTAAATGTCTCATTTTGAAATATAATATTCAGTCTATTTTATATCTAGCTCCATATTCCAGTCATTCATTAAATTTATTATACAACTATTTTTTTTTTGACCTTCAGTTTGAAAACTATTCCGAATTGTAAAAATTGACCCTCGCCCCTTGTCTGTATCGGTGGGGCCCAAGAATAATCGGTCATGATTGCCGCCCTTATTCGACGTTTTTTGGAATATTTTCTGAGCGTTCAGTTTCCCTGTTAGCAAGGCGGTACAGATATTCTTCTCTCCTGGATTCAATCATCCCTCTCGCATCTTTGTTGCCTAACGCTTTCAGTAATACTTTAAGTTACTATATTTCAATGCTCCAAAATCTCGTTACCGGCGTGAGAGGCCGGTGTCCTGACCGCTAGACGAAGGGGAGGAATCCATAGCCATTGGCTGATGTGAAAAGCAGTCAAAAGCGTCCTCGATAAAAATAAATTCAGTTAAAACAGACAGCCTACATACAAAATAGCGTATAATGAGAGAGGTTGAAGCATCGTCCCCAGCCTCAAACTTACCGACGCCATTTTTTAGTTTCAAAATTTCAAGCCGGGTAACAATCCAACTTCTCTTATTCACCCCAAATTCAGGTATAATCTCTCTACCATGGCAAACCCTTCATCCAAAATTGCGATCTATGCCGCGCTGTTCGGCAATGGTTTGATCGCGATCACCAAATTTTTTGCGGCCTTTTACACCGGAAGCTCGGCAATGTTCAGCGAAGCGATTCACTCCGTCGTCGATACAGGCAATCAGGTTCTGCTCTTGTACGGTCTGAAATGCGCCGCGAAACCAGCGGACAAGTCGCATCCTTTCGGTTACGGCATGGAACTGTATTTCTGGAGTTTTGTGGTCGCGATTCTTATCTTTGGACTGGGCGCGGGCATTTCCATCTATGAAGGCATCATGAAAATTCAGAACCCATCGGTCATCACCAGCCCGCACATCAACTTCATCGTCATCGGCATTGCCGTGGTGTTTGAGGCGATGGCGTTTTCCGTCGCCCTGAGAGAATTTTACAAAACCAAGGGTTCGCAAAACTGGATCAAGGCGGTTCGCGCCAGCAAGGACCCTGCAATTTTCACCGTTCTCTTCGAAGACCTGGCGGCATTATTGGGCCTGCTCGTCGCCGGGATCGCGCTATACCTGAGCGACTTGTTACAGATGCCGATCCTCGATGGCGTCGGCTCGGTGACCATTGGATTGATCCTGGCCTCCACCGCCACTCTGCTCGCTTATGAGTGCAAAGGTTTGCTCACCGGCGAGGCCGCGAATGAAAAAGTGGTTTACGGTATTCGCACCATATTAAAAAATGAAACCAGCATCCTTCATATCAACGAAATCCTGACCATGCACATGGGGCCGCACGATATTCTTCTCAATATGAGTCTGGATTTCGAAGACGGTATTTCTTCCAATGCGGTTGAAGAAACCATATCCCGACTGGAAACGAACATCAAAGCAGAATACCCGCAGATCAGACGAATTTTTATCGAAGCTCAAGGCTGGTCTGCTCACCGGAAAAGTGATCTGTCCCAGTTGGAAGCCGACGATACGCAGACCGACCCCGCTTGAAGTTGAAACGCCGGCGGGCATACGCTCAAAACCAAGCCTTGCGAAGCTGACTTTGTGTTTCGCGTTGACCGGTCACACTATTGAAAATCGTTTAGTATCGCGCTTTTGTATCGCGCTGATTAGAATTGACTGTTTTCCTCGAAAAAGGAAATCGACCATGAGCAGACCACGTCGCTTATTTCAAAAGCTCAGCCTCGCTCTTTGGATCAGCCTCGCGTCTCCGCTATTTGCTACCGCGCAAGATTCAATTCCAGACGCTTCCACGCCTCAGCCTTTTGCCCTGCACCATGCCGCACAAGGCGATGACATCGAGCGAATCCGCGCACTGCTAGCGTCCGGCGCCGATATCAACCTGCAAAACAAATCGGGATTCACCGCCCTTCACATTGCCATCGTCAATCACCGCTTTCCCCTCGTTGAGTTTTTGATTCGCAACGGCGCCGACGTCAATCTCGCTGACCATGAAGGACTGACGCC
This window of the Candidatus Nitrohelix vancouverensis genome carries:
- a CDS encoding cation transporter — translated: MANPSSKIAIYAALFGNGLIAITKFFAAFYTGSSAMFSEAIHSVVDTGNQVLLLYGLKCAAKPADKSHPFGYGMELYFWSFVVAILIFGLGAGISIYEGIMKIQNPSVITSPHINFIVIGIAVVFEAMAFSVALREFYKTKGSQNWIKAVRASKDPAIFTVLFEDLAALLGLLVAGIALYLSDLLQMPILDGVGSVTIGLILASTATLLAYECKGLLTGEAANEKVVYGIRTILKNETSILHINEILTMHMGPHDILLNMSLDFEDGISSNAVEETISRLETNIKAEYPQIRRIFIEAQGWSAHRKSDLSQLEADDTQTDPA